Proteins encoded by one window of Juglans regia cultivar Chandler chromosome 15, Walnut 2.0, whole genome shotgun sequence:
- the LOC108997740 gene encoding loganic acid O-methyltransferase-like, which translates to MAAEHISKTSEAYPMKGGDGVHSYANNSYYQRGVIDTAKKLITDEIADKLDLKNIVLSNTFRIADLGCSVGPNTFFAVQNIIEAVKCKPQCEGFDPQLLEFQVFFNDHASNDFNTLFTSAPPDRQYYAAGVAGSFYCRLFPNDSLHFVHSSFATHWLSRVPRSIVDKSSPAWNKGRIHISDLEDEVVKAYEAQYAEDMDCFLHARAQEVVRGGLIALIFAGRPNGTPHSQAPLTFFFNLLGSCLLDMARKGIVSEEKVDSFNIPMYWMSPQELEAAVNRNGEFRLERVEKLPGVTNVRDLPISELIAANIRAVSEGLIKAHFGNIMLDELFELFRMKVEEELPLVKSLRSTNFFALLQRKAKD; encoded by the exons AGAGGAGTCATTGATACTGCGAAAAAGCTAATAACTGATGAAATTGCAGACAAACTTGATCTCAAGAACATAGTTCTATCAAACACGTTTCGGATTGCAGACTTAGGTTGCTCTGTTGGGCCTAACACATTTTTTGCAGTACAAAACATAATCGAGGCAGTGAAGTGTAAGCCTCAGTGCGAAGGATTCGATCCTCAACTGCTTGAATTTCAAGTTTTCTTCAATGATCACGCCTCCAATGATTTCAATACACTCTTCACATCTGCCCCACCAGACAGGCAATATTATGCTGCGGGTGTGGCAGGTTCTTTTTACTGTCGCTTGTTTCCCAACGACTCTCTGCACTTTGTTCATTCATCTTTTGCCACCCATTGGCTTTCAAGAGTCCCGAGATCGATTGTTGACAAAAGCTCCCCAGCTTGGAATAAAGGGAGAATCCACATCTCTGATTTAGAAGATGAAGTTGTGAAGGCCTATGAAGCTCAATATGCTGAAGATATGGATTGCTTTCTGCATGCAAGGGCTCAAGAGGTTGTACGTGGAGGGTTGATTGCCCTTATCTTTGCTGGCCGTCCTAACGGAACCCCCCATTCTCAAGCTCCacttactttcttttttaatcttctgGGATCTTGCCTCTTGGACATGGCCAGAAAG GGTATAGTTAGTGAGGAAAAAGTGGACTCCTTTAATATACCAATGTATTGGATGTCTCCTCAAGAGCTTGAAGCTGCTGTGAATCGAAATGGAGAATTTAGATTAGAGAGAGTGGAGAAATTGCCAGGCGTCACTAATGTTAGAGACCTTCCTATAAGCGAATTAATTGCAGCTAACATTCGAGCTGTGTCAGAGGGATTGATCAAGGCGCATTTTGGGAATATTATGTTAGACGAGCTCTTTGAGTTATTCAGAATGAAAGTTGAAGAGGAACTACCCCTTGTCAAGTCATTGAGAAGCACTAATTTCTTTGCTCTTCTCCAACGCAAAGCAAAGGACTAA